The following proteins are encoded in a genomic region of Leifsonia psychrotolerans:
- a CDS encoding ABC transporter ATP-binding protein, with protein MSDLSSAPLAIETRGLTKRFGSHAAVDGVDLSVPRGSVFGFLGPNGSGKTTTIRMLLGLASANAGEISVLGQRMPQRLHDVLPRVGALVEGPAFYPFLSGAANLHRLDTADRTAPGATRRARVGAALDRVGLTHAAHKKVHAYSLGMKQRLGIANALLQPRELLVLDEPTNGLDPQGTREVRSLVRSLADDGATVFVSSHLLAEIEQICSHAGVMSAGSLVAQGTLDELRQVGQTQVRVETPDAQLALGVLASLGLIPGTDGSTVTAVLEREILPESIVAALVVGGIRVRGFTVQGMSLEERFVELTGEGFDIAQ; from the coding sequence GTGAGTGACCTCTCGTCGGCACCGCTGGCAATCGAAACGCGGGGGCTGACCAAGCGCTTCGGTAGTCATGCGGCTGTTGACGGCGTCGACCTCAGCGTTCCCCGCGGCAGCGTCTTCGGTTTTCTCGGCCCCAACGGGTCAGGGAAGACCACAACGATCCGCATGCTGCTGGGGCTTGCTTCGGCCAACGCCGGCGAGATCAGCGTTCTCGGTCAGCGGATGCCGCAGCGACTTCACGACGTTCTGCCCCGGGTCGGCGCGCTTGTGGAGGGCCCTGCCTTCTACCCCTTTCTGTCGGGGGCAGCGAACCTGCATCGGCTTGACACAGCCGACCGCACCGCGCCGGGCGCAACCCGGCGAGCGCGGGTGGGCGCGGCGCTCGACCGGGTGGGGCTCACTCACGCGGCCCACAAAAAGGTGCATGCCTACTCGCTGGGCATGAAGCAACGACTCGGAATCGCAAACGCCTTGCTGCAGCCGCGGGAACTGCTGGTTCTCGACGAGCCGACCAATGGGCTCGACCCGCAGGGCACCCGGGAGGTACGCAGCCTGGTGCGCTCACTCGCCGATGACGGCGCCACGGTATTCGTTTCCAGCCATCTGCTCGCCGAGATCGAACAGATCTGTAGTCATGCCGGTGTGATGAGCGCGGGCAGCCTTGTGGCACAGGGCACCCTCGACGAGCTGCGTCAGGTGGGGCAGACGCAGGTGCGGGTCGAGACACCGGATGCGCAGCTCGCACTCGGTGTGCTGGCCAGCCTGGGTCTGATTCCCGGGACCGATGGGTCCACGGTCACGGCCGTGCTCGAGCGGGAGATTCTGCCCGAGTCAATCGTCGCGGCGCTCGTCGTCGGCGGAATTCGCGTGCGCGGCTTCACCGTGCAGGGGATGAGTCTCGAGGAACGTTTCGTGGAACTCACCGGGGAGGGGTTCGACATTGCCCAGTAG
- a CDS encoding ABC transporter permease translates to MGWALLGSELSVLYRRRRTGAMLAALAAIPILIAIAVRVTMASPTAGRGPAFLGQITQNGLFVGVTALVVSIPLFLPLTIGVVAGDTIAGEAGHGTLRYLLVAPAGRVRLLTVKYVGAAVFCASATLTVVVAGTAIGAILFPIGPVTLLSGTTVGLGESLLRLLLIAAFVTVSLLGLSAIGLFISTLTDVPVGAMAATIVLSVTSQVLDALPQLEWLHPWLFSHYWLGFADLLRDPISWNSFGDNAVLQLGYVAVFGALAYGRFVTKDVLS, encoded by the coding sequence GTGGGCTGGGCACTTCTGGGCTCTGAGCTTTCCGTGCTCTATCGGCGTCGACGCACCGGGGCGATGCTCGCGGCGCTCGCGGCCATACCGATCCTCATTGCCATCGCCGTGCGGGTGACGATGGCTTCGCCGACGGCGGGGCGCGGGCCCGCATTTCTGGGGCAGATCACGCAGAACGGTCTGTTTGTGGGCGTCACGGCTCTCGTGGTGTCGATTCCGCTGTTCCTGCCGTTGACGATCGGTGTCGTCGCCGGCGACACCATCGCCGGCGAAGCCGGGCACGGCACCCTGCGCTACCTCCTCGTCGCGCCGGCCGGCCGGGTGCGACTGCTCACGGTCAAATACGTCGGCGCCGCAGTCTTCTGCGCGAGCGCGACGCTCACCGTGGTCGTGGCCGGCACCGCGATCGGCGCGATCCTCTTTCCGATCGGTCCGGTGACGTTGTTGTCGGGCACCACCGTGGGCCTCGGCGAGTCGCTCCTGCGACTGCTGCTGATTGCCGCATTTGTGACCGTCTCGCTGCTGGGTTTGTCGGCGATCGGCCTGTTCATTTCGACACTCACTGATGTGCCGGTCGGTGCCATGGCCGCCACCATTGTGCTGTCGGTGACATCACAGGTTCTCGACGCGTTGCCGCAACTCGAGTGGCTGCATCCGTGGCTGTTCAGCCACTACTGGCTCGGCTTCGCCGATCTCTTGCGCGACCCGATCTCCTGGAACTCGTTCGGCGACAATGCGGTGCTGCAGCTCGGTTATGTGGCGGTGTTCGGGGCGCTCGCCTACGGGCGATTTGTCACGAAAGACGTGTTGTCGTAG
- a CDS encoding MFS transporter yields the protein MTVTGGVGFRSERGPILISLMLTTGLVAIDSTILATAVPSIVADLGGFAQFPWLFSVYLLAQAVTVPVYAKLSDTLGRKPILLIGIGLFLLGSVLSGFAWSMPALIAFRAIQGLGAGAVQPMATTIAGDIYTVAERAKAQGYLASVWAVSSVVGPTLGGLFSEFATWRWIFFVNVPLCLIAAWMLTRHLHEKIERRSHRVDYAGAVLLTLGLTALILAVLEGGQAWAWGSPQSIGIFTLGILLLAAFVIVERRAAEPILPLWVFSRRLLLTTTLVALGVGAILIGLTSYVPTYLEGSLGVTPLISGLALAALTIGWPISASLSGRFYLRIGFRSTVLLGMAITLVGTLSLVLFARTPDLLAVALGCFVIGLGLGLSATPSLIAAQSSVPWNERGVVTGTNMFARSIGSAIGVAIFGAIANAIFAASAAGARNPTVVTEAGASVFLAVLVAAALTVVAGLAMPRARVEDVELHTTR from the coding sequence ATGACCGTGACAGGTGGAGTCGGATTCCGCTCAGAACGTGGACCTATTCTGATCTCGCTCATGCTGACGACGGGCCTTGTCGCGATCGACTCGACAATTCTCGCCACGGCCGTGCCGTCGATCGTGGCCGACCTCGGTGGTTTCGCCCAGTTCCCCTGGCTCTTCTCGGTCTATCTCCTCGCGCAAGCCGTCACTGTTCCGGTCTACGCGAAGCTCTCCGACACCCTCGGCCGTAAACCGATCCTACTGATCGGTATCGGGCTGTTCCTGCTCGGCTCTGTGCTCAGCGGCTTCGCCTGGAGCATGCCGGCACTGATCGCCTTCCGCGCCATCCAGGGTCTCGGCGCCGGCGCCGTACAACCGATGGCGACGACAATCGCCGGCGACATCTACACGGTCGCCGAACGAGCCAAGGCTCAGGGGTACCTGGCGAGCGTTTGGGCTGTCTCGTCCGTTGTCGGGCCGACTCTCGGTGGCCTGTTTTCGGAATTCGCCACCTGGCGCTGGATCTTCTTCGTCAACGTTCCGCTCTGCCTCATTGCGGCGTGGATGCTCACCCGCCACCTTCACGAAAAGATCGAACGTCGTTCACACCGGGTCGACTATGCCGGCGCCGTTCTGCTCACCCTGGGCCTCACCGCACTCATTCTGGCGGTACTCGAGGGCGGGCAAGCGTGGGCCTGGGGCTCGCCGCAGAGTATCGGAATCTTCACCCTCGGCATCCTGCTGTTGGCGGCCTTCGTCATCGTGGAGCGGCGTGCCGCCGAACCGATCCTGCCACTGTGGGTGTTCTCCCGTCGACTGCTGCTCACGACAACACTCGTCGCGCTCGGCGTCGGAGCGATCTTGATCGGGCTCACCTCCTACGTGCCGACGTATCTGGAAGGCTCCCTGGGCGTCACTCCCCTCATCTCGGGTCTCGCCCTGGCCGCGCTGACGATCGGCTGGCCGATTTCGGCCTCACTCTCGGGCCGGTTCTATCTGCGCATCGGTTTTCGCAGCACGGTACTTCTTGGCATGGCGATCACACTGGTCGGCACGCTCTCCCTTGTGCTGTTCGCCCGCACGCCCGATCTGCTCGCGGTCGCGCTCGGTTGCTTCGTGATCGGTCTCGGCCTGGGCCTGAGTGCGACGCCGAGCCTCATCGCCGCCCAATCGAGCGTTCCGTGGAACGAACGCGGTGTCGTCACGGGCACGAACATGTTCGCTCGCTCAATCGGTAGCGCTATCGGAGTCGCGATCTTCGGGGCGATCGCGAACGCGATCTTTGCGGCATCCGCCGCCGGAGCGCGCAATCCGACCGTGGTCACCGAAGCCGGAGCGAGTGTCTTCCTGGCTGTTCTCGTCGCCGCTGCTCTCACCGTCGTTGCGGGCCTGGCCATGCCGCGGGCGCGCGTCGAAGACGTCGAGCTGCACACGACGCGGTGA
- a CDS encoding PrsW family intramembrane metalloprotease — MSSTIQSPILISAAHPHHRHGWWWKTFLVGVALWGITIGVTAMTLNSNLIPTLILLGSFLVPFCVVLFVMERTMDTISTMQILLAFFVGGMCGVLGASLLEVSLQPTVFTYVGVGFIEEFVKGVILVIIGWKVMLKTAGQGALLGATVGAGFAAFESAGYALNAAITSQGLDLVSLLQTEVLRALLTPVGHVLWTAILGAALFGAARGQRRYRVSFGLVGAFVGVALLHALWDSMSGITAVVALLFTGTTVRDLTFGFIPPGSAQEAQSLASVLYVLGVIIAAALGVVMLWLILRFHRRADRRREAALSPMDAEARVLDPAREGDDASEAVAHE; from the coding sequence ATGAGTTCAACGATTCAGAGTCCGATTCTGATATCCGCCGCTCACCCACATCACCGTCACGGCTGGTGGTGGAAGACCTTTCTGGTGGGAGTTGCACTCTGGGGAATCACCATCGGGGTGACGGCCATGACTCTCAACAGCAACCTCATCCCCACCCTGATTCTGCTCGGTAGTTTCCTCGTGCCGTTCTGCGTCGTGCTGTTTGTGATGGAGCGCACAATGGACACCATCAGCACGATGCAGATCCTCCTCGCCTTCTTCGTCGGCGGCATGTGCGGGGTGCTCGGTGCCTCTCTGCTCGAAGTCAGCCTGCAGCCGACTGTGTTCACCTATGTCGGCGTCGGCTTCATCGAAGAATTCGTCAAGGGTGTGATCCTCGTGATCATTGGCTGGAAGGTCATGCTCAAGACAGCCGGCCAGGGTGCGCTGCTCGGCGCAACGGTCGGTGCGGGCTTCGCCGCTTTCGAATCGGCGGGCTACGCCCTCAACGCAGCGATCACGTCGCAGGGTCTCGACCTGGTCTCGCTGTTGCAGACCGAAGTGCTGCGCGCACTCTTGACTCCGGTGGGCCATGTGCTGTGGACGGCGATCCTCGGTGCCGCGTTGTTTGGTGCAGCACGCGGGCAACGGCGCTATCGTGTCTCGTTCGGTCTCGTGGGCGCTTTCGTCGGCGTCGCTCTGCTGCACGCGCTCTGGGATTCAATGAGCGGTATCACCGCGGTCGTCGCCCTGCTGTTCACCGGTACCACCGTTCGAGATCTCACGTTCGGATTCATCCCACCAGGCTCGGCTCAGGAGGCCCAGTCCCTCGCCTCGGTGCTCTACGTCCTCGGGGTGATCATCGCCGCCGCACTGGGCGTCGTCATGCTCTGGCTCATTCTGCGCTTCCACCGGCGTGCAGACCGTCGCCGGGAAGCCGCTCTTTCACCGATGGACGCCGAGGCACGGGTTCTCGATCCGGCGCGCGAGGGCGACGACGCGAGTGAGGCCGTTGCTCACGAATGA
- a CDS encoding transglycosylase domain-containing protein has protein sequence MRTIAASSARPPAETKRRSTLGVFGGLMGGIGLSLALAVLVTVAVAPPLALAGIAASNGITDFDNLPDYLAIGPLAQKSNIYATQDDGTPVLLASFYDQNRVDVASDQVSQFVKDALVAGEDPRFYEHGGIDLQGTLRAIMSMITGGQTQGGSSITQQYVKNVLVQKCDLLSSQKSETTCYTDATETTVDRKLKEMRLAIGLEKKYTKDQILQGYLNITGFGGTVYGIEAAANYYYGTTAAALTLPQAASLIAIVNNPVKFELDQPESPTNGAKNGYAANKARRDYILGAVLKYKKITRAAYEAAIKTPIEPSIHEPSTGCQTAGASAFFCDYVTHILQNDPTFGANVDARMLNFKRGGYDVYTSLDLDLQNAAVNAIAQNVPQTFPGWDVGGVVTSVQVGTGRVLAMAQNKDYSQDPAVLATGPNYTAINYNTDYDYGGSDGFQPGSTYKVFTLAEWLKEGHTLNQTVDSRVKASWGTFQDSCLGPQNYDSEHWSPQNDSSSETGSHYSALQSTIDSINTGYIGMAKKLDLCGIRKTAQAFDMHRADGTPLVQSAASVIGTNEVAPLSVAVAFAGIANNGVTCTPIAIDKIVGANGAAVPVPPSTCTESVTPAVAGAMDYALQLVMTQGTAVQSYQSTGPRVPMIGKTGTTDGNKDTWMSGASTTVATVVAVVSLTGAQDQRASYFDSGQAATARHRMWPMVMSVANAKYGGGSFPSSSANAVVSAGGPSATQ, from the coding sequence GTGAGGACCATCGCTGCTTCCTCCGCTCGCCCCCCAGCCGAAACGAAACGGCGCTCCACGCTCGGAGTGTTCGGCGGGCTGATGGGTGGCATTGGGCTCAGCCTCGCGCTCGCCGTGCTCGTGACTGTTGCTGTCGCGCCGCCGCTCGCCCTGGCCGGCATCGCTGCGTCAAACGGAATCACCGATTTCGACAACCTGCCCGACTATCTGGCGATCGGACCGCTCGCGCAGAAGAGCAACATTTACGCGACTCAGGATGACGGCACTCCAGTCTTGCTGGCGTCGTTCTATGACCAGAATCGCGTAGACGTGGCATCGGATCAGGTCAGCCAATTTGTGAAAGACGCACTGGTCGCCGGTGAAGACCCTCGCTTCTACGAGCACGGCGGAATCGACCTCCAGGGCACGCTGCGCGCAATAATGAGCATGATCACCGGCGGGCAGACTCAGGGGGGTTCCTCGATCACGCAGCAGTATGTGAAGAACGTGTTGGTTCAGAAATGCGACCTGCTCAGCAGCCAGAAATCAGAAACAACCTGTTACACCGACGCCACAGAGACCACGGTTGACCGCAAGCTCAAAGAAATGCGTTTGGCGATCGGCCTCGAAAAGAAGTACACGAAAGATCAGATCCTGCAGGGCTACCTGAACATCACCGGTTTCGGTGGAACCGTGTACGGCATCGAAGCGGCGGCGAACTACTACTACGGCACGACGGCCGCGGCGCTCACGCTGCCTCAGGCCGCGAGCCTGATTGCCATTGTGAACAATCCGGTCAAGTTTGAGCTCGACCAACCCGAGAGCCCGACCAACGGGGCCAAGAACGGCTACGCCGCCAATAAGGCGCGCCGCGACTACATCCTCGGTGCGGTGCTCAAATACAAAAAAATCACCCGCGCCGCGTATGAGGCGGCGATCAAGACGCCCATCGAACCCAGCATCCACGAGCCGAGCACAGGGTGTCAGACAGCGGGAGCCAGCGCTTTCTTCTGCGACTATGTGACGCACATTCTGCAGAACGACCCGACCTTCGGTGCGAATGTCGATGCCAGAATGCTCAACTTCAAGCGTGGCGGCTACGACGTATACACCTCACTGGACCTCGACCTCCAGAACGCGGCGGTGAACGCGATTGCTCAGAACGTGCCCCAGACCTTCCCCGGCTGGGATGTCGGCGGGGTCGTCACGAGTGTGCAGGTGGGAACGGGGCGTGTGTTGGCGATGGCCCAGAACAAGGACTATAGCCAGGACCCCGCCGTGCTTGCAACGGGCCCGAACTACACGGCCATCAACTACAACACCGACTATGACTATGGTGGCTCGGATGGCTTCCAACCCGGGTCGACCTACAAGGTATTCACCCTCGCCGAATGGCTGAAAGAGGGTCATACGTTGAACCAAACGGTCGACTCGCGAGTCAAGGCCAGCTGGGGAACATTCCAAGACAGCTGCCTGGGGCCGCAGAACTACGACAGTGAGCATTGGTCGCCACAGAACGACTCGTCGAGCGAGACCGGCTCGCACTATTCCGCGTTGCAGTCGACAATCGACTCGATCAACACCGGCTACATCGGCATGGCGAAGAAACTTGACCTGTGCGGCATCCGCAAGACGGCTCAAGCCTTCGACATGCATCGGGCGGATGGCACCCCTCTCGTACAGAGCGCTGCCTCGGTGATCGGCACAAACGAGGTGGCACCGCTCTCGGTCGCCGTGGCGTTCGCGGGGATCGCGAACAACGGGGTCACCTGCACGCCGATCGCCATCGACAAGATCGTCGGCGCGAATGGGGCCGCCGTGCCGGTACCTCCCTCGACGTGCACGGAATCCGTCACTCCGGCTGTGGCCGGTGCGATGGACTATGCCCTGCAGCTTGTGATGACACAGGGTACTGCTGTGCAGTCGTACCAAAGCACGGGTCCGCGCGTTCCGATGATCGGTAAGACGGGAACGACCGACGGCAACAAAGACACCTGGATGAGCGGGGCGAGCACCACGGTGGCCACCGTCGTCGCCGTCGTGAGTCTCACCGGCGCCCAAGACCAGCGGGCCTCCTACTTCGACAGCGGCCAAGCCGCGACCGCTCGGCATCGGATGTGGCCGATGGTCATGTCGGTGGCGAACGCGAAATATGGCGGCGGAAGCTTCCCGAGCTCGTCGGCTAATGCGGTGGTCTCTGCCGGCGGTCCCTCTGCGACCCAATAG
- a CDS encoding flagellin gives MGMQINTNTAANNAYRNLSNTQNALSKSLEKLSSGLRINRAADDAAGLAISEGLRAQVNGSKVAARNAQDGISVIQTTEGALTEVHSILQRVRDLAVQAGNDSNNDDSRAAIKTESDALASELTRIGAATNFNGIKLLDGSATALTFQVGAGGIAAEDQISISLAGANTTTVATAVSALTFATSANAATSIVAIDAQITAISTARADLGAVQNRFESTINSLNVSAENLAAAESRIRDTDMASEMVNYTRANILSQAGTAMLAQANQSNQGVLKLLG, from the coding sequence ATGGGAATGCAGATCAACACGAACACCGCGGCAAACAACGCTTACCGCAACCTGTCCAACACGCAGAACGCACTCTCGAAGTCGCTCGAGAAGCTCTCCAGCGGCCTGCGTATCAACCGTGCCGCTGATGATGCAGCCGGCCTGGCCATCTCCGAAGGCTTGCGTGCGCAGGTCAACGGCAGCAAGGTTGCAGCCCGTAACGCTCAGGACGGCATCTCGGTCATCCAGACCACAGAAGGCGCCCTGACCGAGGTCCACTCGATCCTGCAGCGCGTGCGTGACCTTGCAGTTCAGGCCGGCAACGACTCGAACAACGATGACTCGCGTGCGGCGATCAAGACCGAATCCGACGCGCTCGCATCGGAGCTCACCCGTATCGGTGCCGCCACGAACTTCAACGGCATCAAGCTGCTCGATGGCTCCGCAACCGCTCTGACCTTCCAGGTCGGCGCCGGTGGCATTGCTGCCGAGGACCAGATCAGCATCAGCCTCGCCGGTGCGAACACCACCACGGTTGCAACCGCTGTCAGCGCGCTGACGTTCGCCACCTCGGCAAATGCCGCAACGTCGATCGTCGCTATCGACGCGCAGATCACGGCGATCTCGACCGCTCGTGCCGACCTGGGTGCCGTGCAGAACCGCTTCGAGTCGACCATCAACAGCCTCAACGTTTCCGCTGAGAACCTGGCCGCCGCCGAGTCGCGCATCCGCGACACCGACATGGCTTCCGAGATGGTCAACTACACCCGTGCGAACATCCTGTCGCAGGCCGGCACCGCCATGCTCGCGCAGGCGAACCAGTCCAACCAGGGCGTTCTGAAGCTCCTCGGCTAA
- the fliD gene encoding flagellar filament capping protein FliD: protein MGNLALDGLASGLNTTALIASLMQVEAIPKTLLQAKVTGAQSKITDLQALNGKIAALAALAKKVTLPTALQAFTVTSSSPAATGTASSSAAAGSVDIVVSQLAQAQTMVSGPMSAWPDDPATLTFVAQDGTKTQVVAASGSLDDVVRAINSAGAGVSATKVASGVDAGGIPQYRLQMVSSTSGDAAAFTVFRGTATAVDGGTATNLLDDGGAVIRDAQNAEVKLWAGTAAEQTISSATNTFAELLPGVAVTVTAVSAGPVSLMVGRNAEASTATVKELTDALSAIFGTITAKSLTTQKTEADGTVVTALGTFSSNSTIKSIKQSIVSAVGQPIDGFSPSEVGISFSADGSLVFDAEKFAAALAANPAKAEGMIATIAGRVETAAASISDKYQGLLTNQITSQESLVKTMNKQVDSWDRRLAARESTLKRTYAALEVALGKMNSQSSYLASQISGLPSWNSSNK from the coding sequence GTGGGAAACCTCGCGCTCGATGGCCTTGCCAGCGGTCTGAACACCACCGCGCTGATTGCCTCCCTGATGCAGGTTGAGGCTATTCCGAAGACATTGCTGCAGGCGAAAGTCACCGGCGCTCAGTCGAAGATCACCGACTTGCAAGCGTTGAATGGCAAGATTGCTGCGCTGGCCGCGCTGGCCAAGAAGGTCACGCTGCCCACCGCGTTGCAGGCGTTCACCGTCACGAGCTCATCACCAGCCGCCACGGGCACGGCCAGCAGCAGCGCAGCCGCGGGCAGCGTCGACATCGTTGTCTCGCAGCTGGCGCAGGCACAGACCATGGTCAGCGGGCCGATGTCGGCTTGGCCCGACGATCCGGCCACTCTCACTTTCGTCGCCCAGGACGGGACAAAAACCCAGGTCGTCGCGGCATCGGGGTCGCTCGACGATGTGGTGCGAGCCATCAACTCTGCCGGAGCGGGCGTGTCGGCCACCAAGGTGGCGAGTGGGGTGGATGCCGGGGGGATTCCCCAGTATCGCCTGCAGATGGTGTCGTCGACGAGCGGCGACGCGGCAGCTTTCACCGTTTTTCGGGGCACGGCCACGGCCGTCGATGGCGGTACGGCGACGAATCTGCTGGATGACGGCGGAGCAGTGATTCGCGATGCCCAGAATGCCGAAGTGAAACTGTGGGCTGGAACCGCGGCGGAACAGACGATCTCGTCGGCGACCAACACGTTCGCCGAGCTCCTTCCGGGCGTCGCAGTCACGGTGACCGCCGTGTCGGCCGGCCCCGTCTCACTCATGGTGGGGCGCAACGCCGAGGCATCCACGGCGACAGTCAAGGAACTGACCGATGCGCTGTCGGCGATCTTCGGAACAATTACGGCCAAGTCGCTCACCACGCAGAAGACCGAGGCCGATGGCACGGTGGTGACGGCTCTGGGAACGTTCTCCAGTAACAGCACGATCAAATCCATCAAGCAGAGCATTGTCTCTGCGGTGGGCCAGCCGATCGATGGGTTCTCGCCGTCCGAGGTCGGAATCAGCTTCAGCGCAGACGGCTCGCTTGTCTTCGACGCCGAAAAGTTCGCTGCGGCGCTGGCCGCCAACCCGGCGAAGGCCGAAGGAATGATCGCAACGATCGCCGGCCGGGTCGAAACCGCTGCTGCCTCGATCTCCGATAAATACCAGGGACTGCTGACCAACCAGATCACCAGTCAGGAATCACTGGTCAAAACCATGAACAAGCAGGTCGACTCCTGGGATCGTCGGCTCGCTGCCCGGGAGAGCACCTTGAAGCGCACCTATGCGGCGCTTGAGGTTGCCCTGGGCAAGATGAACAGCCAGTCCAGCTACCTGGCCTCGCAGATCTCAGGTCTTCCGAGCTGGAACTCCAGCAACAAGTAA
- the fliS gene encoding flagellar export chaperone FliS, which yields MSRAANQLAQYNRNAIQSATPTQLLTMLYDRLLLDLHRAEAAQTVGDWTKASEQLLHAQDIVAELQSSLDLTAWSGAEGLFALYAYVNSALINANVNRDIALTHECISHLEPLRATWHEAAGALPSPGAPTPNAGGWNVA from the coding sequence ATGTCACGTGCAGCGAACCAACTCGCCCAGTACAACAGAAATGCGATCCAGTCGGCCACGCCGACACAGCTTCTGACGATGCTCTACGATCGCCTACTGCTTGACCTGCATCGGGCTGAAGCCGCGCAGACCGTCGGCGACTGGACGAAGGCGTCCGAGCAACTGCTGCATGCACAGGACATCGTGGCGGAACTGCAGTCCTCGCTCGACCTCACAGCATGGTCTGGCGCGGAGGGCCTTTTCGCCCTCTACGCCTATGTCAACAGTGCTTTGATCAACGCGAACGTGAACCGGGACATCGCTCTGACGCACGAATGCATTTCTCACCTCGAGCCGTTGCGCGCCACCTGGCATGAAGCGGCGGGCGCGCTGCCGTCGCCCGGCGCTCCGACGCCGAACGCCGGGGGCTGGAATGTCGCTTGA
- the flgB gene encoding flagellar basal body rod protein FlgB, with the protein MFDSVTAVALGSALDGLSQRQRAIANNIANVNTPNYRAQRVQFEDALAKSIDTGNGRVVATTQPSLEPTQLNGNNVNLDTETLSNVDTVLRYQFATQAIGGQFTSIRTALKTN; encoded by the coding sequence GTGTTCGATTCCGTGACCGCTGTCGCGTTGGGCAGCGCGCTTGATGGGCTGTCGCAGCGCCAGCGCGCGATTGCCAACAACATCGCCAATGTCAACACCCCGAACTACCGCGCGCAGCGAGTGCAGTTCGAAGACGCCCTTGCGAAGTCGATCGACACGGGCAACGGCCGCGTCGTCGCCACGACGCAGCCCTCGTTGGAGCCCACGCAGCTCAACGGCAATAACGTCAATCTCGACACCGAGACTCTGTCGAACGTCGACACGGTTTTGCGCTACCAATTCGCCACTCAGGCCATCGGTGGGCAGTTCACGTCGATCCGCACAGCGCTGAAGACCAACTGA
- a CDS encoding flagellar basal body rod protein FlgC, with the protein MTFDAIGIAGSALSLHRKWLDAIADNLANVNTATSTDGAAFQARYIVAEAGAGQGGVFVAGAAFGDPEGRLAYEPTNPLADAKGYVRYPDIDMGSQMSQLILAQRGYQANAAVVDRAKGSYEAALQIGRN; encoded by the coding sequence ATGACATTCGACGCAATCGGCATCGCCGGAAGCGCGCTGTCGCTGCACCGTAAGTGGCTTGATGCCATCGCCGACAACCTCGCGAATGTGAACACCGCCACCTCGACCGACGGTGCGGCGTTTCAGGCTCGGTATATCGTGGCTGAGGCCGGAGCCGGGCAGGGCGGTGTCTTTGTGGCTGGTGCTGCTTTTGGAGATCCCGAGGGTCGTCTCGCCTACGAGCCGACGAATCCTCTCGCCGATGCCAAGGGCTACGTTCGCTACCCCGACATCGATATGGGATCGCAGATGAGCCAGCTCATCTTGGCCCAGCGTGGATACCAGGCAAACGCCGCTGTCGTCGACCGCGCGAAAGGCTCCTACGAAGCTGCACTACAGATCGGACGTAACTAA
- the fliE gene encoding flagellar hook-basal body complex protein FliE — MPLAALAAVSGVTATGYVSPTMRAEPTDGSGFATSLAGAVDAAQALQAESKTLALQAVTGNLDDIHNATLASTRAQVTLELVAAVRNKGVDAFTEIMRMQA; from the coding sequence ATGCCCCTCGCCGCCCTCGCCGCCGTCTCCGGTGTCACGGCCACTGGCTACGTCTCACCGACCATGCGTGCCGAACCCACTGACGGTTCCGGCTTTGCCACGTCGTTGGCCGGAGCCGTGGACGCAGCCCAGGCCCTCCAGGCCGAGTCAAAGACGTTGGCTCTGCAGGCCGTGACGGGCAACCTTGACGACATCCATAATGCGACTCTCGCTTCCACGCGTGCCCAGGTCACGCTTGAACTCGTCGCTGCAGTGCGCAACAAGGGCGTCGACGCATTCACTGAGATCATGAGGATGCAGGCCTAG